TCTGGGCAGGGATTGCCCCGTCAACAAAGCTGAAATAGTCGTTCGGGTCTGCATTGTATGCGACAGGGTCTTCCGTGCATACGTCGAGCAGGTAAGTTCCGTCCCAGTTTGCAGCGTCGCTGTCCATCTTCCAGTGGGCGAGCATCCTCTTGATATTGAGCGTTTTGCTTATCTGTGAGAATCCTGTTATTGAGCAGGTGTATTCGCCTGAGTCGGCAAGAGAAACATCTTCAACTGTTATAGAAGTGGTGTATGTGCCGTCCTGATTGTCTGTAAAGGTATGTTCGGAAATCGGAATACCGCCAAAGCTCCAGTTTATATCAGAAGCCAGCACAGAAGATGCGCTTTCTATAACTGCCGAGACAGTAACATCATCACCCGGTTCAGGGAAATCTGGGCTTGAAGATATAGATTCAAATACCGGCTCATCGCTCATAGTAACAAAGCTCCACTTTTCGCTCGGGATGTAAGCCTCCGGTACAGAAGCATTCTGAAGCTCGTTTACCCCGTCGCCTATATCAGGGATCGGGTCAACGGCGGTATCGAGAACCTCAACAACCTGCCACTGGTATTCAGTGTCGTATCCCAGGCCGGTAACCTGATAGGTGCTTTCAGCTACCTGTCCAGGGTCCGCACCGACAGCGCCTACAAAATTCGGCTCTGCGCCCGGGGCGTTTGATACATAAACGTACTGATCAGCAATTGCCGGATTTACATCATTGGCTGAGCCCGGATTCATATAATCCTTGCCCGCCATCCAGCTCAGGTCAACATCAATTCCGCTAACGCCCGGCTGCTGCTGAAATGATGCCCCGTAGGCAGCGCCTGAGAAGCCTAATGATATGTTATCAGCCCAGGCAACACCGTTGAGTGCATCTAATCTAAGAGTAAGATTGCCGCCTTCATATTCCTGCGGGAACTGAGATGTATCGATGAGATAGGAAAAGGTCTGATTTTCTTTCCAGTCAGGAGCAGAAGATACGCCCTGCTCTCTTGTACCGTCAACATTGACCGTCTCGCTCCATAAAATCCCGTCGCCAGTTACATCATCGTAGTTTTCTGTATCTACGATAAGAACTTCAAACTCGTCAACTTTGCCCTCGTCAGATCTCCAATGAGCCTCGTGGCCGTTGAGAGTTAATACCAAAAGATCTCCAGCCTGCCAAGGAGCGCCGGTGGGTTGGGATAAATGAAAATTCGGCTTGAGCCTCAATACCTGATTATCCGGCTCTGCACCCGGAATCCTGTCGTTGCCGAGCTTGGAATCAAGCGGGCCGTTCGCATTCTTTTCTTCCCAGCCGACAATATCCACCCAAACGCCTGTTCCGGTAACTGCCGGTTCCTCAAAACCGCCGTGAGTGATCACCTCATTTATGCCCGCAAAGGCAAAAGCTGCCGCCGGCAAAGCAGCTAACGCTAAAACTAATAACAATTTTCTCATAATTAAACCTCGTTAAAGAATAAAATTTTACAACCAAGCGATAACCTCTCGCAGGGTATTCTAATAGGTTAATGTTTCTGAAAGTCTGGCTTTTGACAACTTTTTCACAAAAAAAGCTTTAAATCGGCTTCTAAATATGATAGAGTTAAAGTTGGTATTCTTAATAATTAACTAAGGAGTTTCTAAAATGAAAAGCATTATGTTTAAGGTTTGGAGTTTGGTTTTTGCTGCTGCCTGCTCTGTGTCTTTCGCTGCATATCAGCAGATAGATTTAGACCAGTTCGCCAATGGACAGGAACTTACAAACCAGATTTCAGGCATCACTTTCTCCGCTGATAATACCGGCGGCGGCCCTGATTCTGTGGCCATCTTTGACACAACACTTACAGACACTGCCGACCCAGATCTGGAAGGCCCTCCAAATACCAACTGGCAGGGAGGAAACTTATCCGATCCCCAGACAGGCGTTGGCAACATCATCATCATTCAGGAGAACACAACAGGCTATGACCCTCCAGGAGACACGATTTTTGACACTCCCGACGATGAAGGCGGCGGAGGCTCCATATTTATAGATTACGGCAGCACACTGATGAAGGGCTTCAAATTCGCATTTGCAGATTCGGAGGAATACAGCTCGGGCGACAGCGTTTGCGTAGGAATTTCCTTCTACAGGGATTCTTTTGATGAAACTGACCTCGTTGCAAAGGTTCCATTGGCAGATTACCTGGAAGCAGGAAACTACTTCAAAACAACATACAACTCAGATGGTTCAATCGAATTCGAAGACCACTATGCGAATGATTTTGAAATAACCAGCGGAGACCTTGAAGCCGCTTTCCAAGGTGTTGCAGACGGAACATTCAACAAGATTAAGATTTGTCTGGACAATTCCTCAGGCGGTTTTGGACTGTTAGAATATGAGCAGGTTCCAGAGCCTCTAACGCTTGCTCTTCTCGGCGGCGGTTTTATACTCGCGAGAAAACGCAGAGCCTGATTGCATAAAGTGCAAATCCATCTGATTACGAAAAGTTAGAAATAACGATTAACTTAAGCGGAGTTTCGCCACAGCAAAACTCTTCTACCCGCTCGTGGGCTCAAAGCAGTAATTAAATATAATATATCAAACTCCCTCTCCGCTGTCTCCGATTCCTCCCCGCCTCCGGCGGACAGGCTCGGTTTAACTCTCTTTTACATCAGAGAAAACATTTTCATAAATGAGGGGAAAGCTCTCTGCCGGCAAGTACGCTGCCACCGCAATACATAGTTTTTCTCTGATGCGGAAAATGTTTTTTTGACACGGAGATAACGGAGGAAGCGGAGGGGATATTTTTTTAACCACTAATCAGCACTAATTTTTCACTAATGATTTAAGATAAGTTTTTTTTGATGGAGAAAGCCAATTTAAAATTAATATGAAATCTTTATCTCATCCTGTAAATCTTGTTAATCCTGTCTAATTTATCACATCCTCTCCGTTATCTCCGCTTACTCCCCGCCTCCGGCGGACAGGCTCGGTTTAACTCTCTTTTACAACTCGCCACGCATCAATAAATAGGTAACTGTCCCTATTTAAACTTGCTGGACTTCTGGAGGTTAATCGAACGGGCAGAGGCAAATCTAACACATATAAAACCGGTACAAAAATGAGACCGGTTCAAAAACCAGACTGGTCTAAAAACTGTACCGGTAGTGGTCTAAAAAATAGACCGGTTCAAAAACCAGACTGGTCTAAAAACTGTACCGGCAGTGGTCTAAAAATGAGACCGGTTCAAAAACCAGACTGGTCTAAAAACTGCACCAGTAGTGGTCTAAAAATAGACCGGTTCAAACTTCGGACTGGTCTAGAAACTGCACCGGCAGTGGTCTAAAAATTAGACCGAAACCGGTTCAAAAATTAGACCATAAAAGAATAAGAAAAGAAAAGAGTAATGTGGACGAGCCTTCCGGATATGCTTTTGTGCTGAAGGGAGGGAAAGATTACTCACTACCAAAAGCCAAACTCGAAGAGCATCAAAAAACGTTCACAGCAGTGCGGGAGAAACTCCCACACTTCCAACGTCTGACTGTGGGAAAAACTTCCAAGGCAGTGTGGGAAAAACGTACACAGCAATGTGGGAGAAACTCCTACACCCCCAGCGTCTGACTGTGGGAAAAACTTCCAAGGGGTGTGGGAAAAACGTACACAAAAGTGTGGGAGAAATTCCCACGTAAAAGAAAAGAACTATTAAAAGAGTAATGTGGACGAGCCTTCCGGATATGCTTTTGTGTTGAAGAGCGGGAAAGATTACTCACTACCAAAAGCCAAACTCGAAGAGTATCAAAACACTTTCACAACTGTGGATACATATAATCCACAGATTACGCAGAGGTTTTTTAAATATAATATATTAACATCCTCTCCGTTATCTCCGCTTCCGGCGGACTCCACGCACGGCTCTGATTGTCGTTAGTAATACGCAGCAACTTAACAAAACGAGATATTTAAACCGAGCCACGCATGAAGACCCGCCGCAGGCGGGACGAAATAAGTGGACAGCAGTACGGAGAGAAAAGATATATATTAACCACAGAGGCACACAGAGTGACTGTGTTAAAAGTCAAGTATTTAAATAGATTTTTCTTGGGGCTCTGCCCCAAACCCCGCCTCTCCTCTTAACAATTTATTTTGCCAAAAGGTTTCGTTTTGCAGCATTGTATTCATGATACACACAAGTTTTCTCATCGTTGCGGTAAGGGCAACCTTCTTGGGTTTTCCCTTTTCAACAAGTCTTTCATAGAAACATTTCAATGCCGGATTGAACCTTACGATTGTTAAAGCCGGCATAAAAAGTTTATCCCTGACACCTTTTCTGCCGCCTCCCGTAGCTCTTTTGCCCCTCATTTTACCGCTGTCTCTATTGATTGGAGCAACCCCTACAAGCATGGCGATCTGCCTGCGATTAAGCGTTCCCAGCTCGGGCATAGCTGCAACAAGCATTGATGCAGTTTTCTCGCCTACACCCGGTATGCTGGTAAGTATTTCAGCTTTCTTCTTTAACCTTGGCACCTTTTCAATCAGCTCTGAGATAGTCTTGTCGAGGTCATTAATTTGCCTTTCAAGAAAATCAATTGTTGATTTAATACTGTTCAAAGTTGTCTTCTCAAACGCCTTATCTAATCTGTTTTTCTCTGCTGTACGCATCTTAACGAGCTGCTCTCTTCGAACTGTAAGTTCTTTTATTTCACGTCTTTGCTCGTCAATTTGAGAATTCTGCCTTGGTTTAACGGCTTCTGCAAATAGAGATATTTTTCTGGCACAAATCTTATCTGTTTTGGCTAAGATACCTAAAGATTTTGCAAACTCTTTAACCCTGCCTGGATTCACAATTGAAACAGGTAATCCTTTGGCCATAAGCACAGAAGCCATCTTAAACTCATAGCCGCCAGTTGCCTCCATAACAACAAGTTCTGGTTCTTGTTTTTGGCAGTATTCAGCCAACTTATCAATGTCTGAAGCATCACTACTGTAAGAAGTGTACTCTTTAGTAGTTTTACAATAAACATCAAAACGATCTTTTGAAACATCAATGCCAATAATGTTTTTCATAATTTATCCTTTCTTGCAATTCGGGCTCATTATATAATGTCCCATGCGACTGTTCGGATTTTAACGAAGATAGCAGCGGCGGATCACACTCCGTACGGGCTTATATATCCCAAAGCACAAATCGAACTCACCGCTGCTGTTTCTTGGTGCGGCAGCTGCCGCACCAAGAAACCCGAACCATAGAACTTAAGCTTATTATAGCATCAAATAACATAAAGTTAATCATACAAGTTAATCATACAAGGGGCACAGAGGGGAGATATTTTTTTTACCACTAATCAGCACTGATTTTTCACTAATGATTCTGCTACTCGCAATCCGCCGCAGGCGGACTTGCAGCTTGCTAAAAGCCACTTACCACTCCTGTGCTCTGTGGATTAGATTTGGCTCATTATCTTCTTCTAATCAGGCCAGCTCCGCCTAAGAAGAGCAGGCTGAATGTTGCAGGCTCGGGAACGAAAAGTACGCCGTCTTCAACCTTGTAATCTGCGTTCTCTGTAAGACTTGAGTAATCCGCATACGAACCGTCATTCCAAATTTTCAGATCATAGCTGCCACCGCCAGTAAAGCCGTTTGCAAGAAAATCGGAGATCGTTTGTGTGGATGAAGCCGAGCCAAGTTCAAGTGAGCCTTTTAGGCCTATGTTTATATTAATTACTGCCGAAGAATTAACAAATATCTCATTGGCATACATGCTGCCATCTTCAACATTGAGAGCGGCGGAATTGTATCGAATATCTATCAATCCTTGAGCTGAGGCAGTGCCGCCTCCGGTTACTGTAAGAGAGCTGTTATCAGCATCGCTGCTGTATTTATTCAGATAAAGATAACTATCAATTTCAAATGTTGCATTGTCAACTACCACTGTTCCCTGATTTGAATTTCCTATAATGGTACTGGTTAGGCTCGTATAAGCTGCTCCGTCCAGAACGTTAAGCGTACCCTTCCCTAACCCACCTATTGCGTCATCATTGTAACCGGAATTCCATTCTGTACCTTGGCCGGATAATGTCAGTGTACCTTCATTATCAGAGTCGTAGCCGATATATAAACCTTCAACATCAACGCTGGAACCGCTGTCTATGGTGGCAGAAGAAGTGCCCGAAAAACCATAATAGCCGATATACACTGAACCACTCGAATTGATGTTCTCCCAGTCGATCTGCCCGCTGCTCCCGTCAATGCTTTGTGATACCCCGCCGGTATCTGAATAGCCCGCAAAACACGCACTTGCGGCTGTTAGCAATGCAAGAATTACTGCTGGTAACAATCTGCCATACATAATTAAAAACCTTTCAGTTAAATTGAATATTTCTGTATTAAATGTTTTTTTGAAATTCAATCCGTTCTTAGCCCCTCAAGGTTTATTCCTGCGGGATTTTCAGCTTTACAGTAAACCAGAAAACCGAGCCCTTGCCCTCTTCGCTTTCAGCTTCGATTTGTCCTCCCATGAGCTCAACAAGCTCTTTGGAAAGGGCGAGGCCGAGGCCAGTGCCTTCGTATTTCCTTGAATCAGACGCATCTGCCTGAGTGAATTTATCGAAAAGCTCTTCAAGCCTGCCTTTCGGTATTCCGATTCCCGTATCCTCAACAGTAAATTTCACTCTGGCCTGATGACCGTTTATCTCTTCAAGGGCGGCCTTGATTTTCACCCCTCCCTCATGCGTGAATTTCACGGCATTGCCGGTTAAGTTCGCCAGCACCTGCCTGAGCAGCTGAGTATCTCCGAGCATCTTATCAGGGAGCTGTTCATCAATCGACATATCAGCAGAAATCTGCTTCTGCCAGGCTCTTTCCGCTGCCATCTCATATATTCCGCCCATAAACTCCCGAAGGCTGAATTCATTTTCCTGAACCTCCAGCCCCTTGGCCTCCGCCTTGGAGTATTCCAGGATGTCGTTAATCAGGTTAGTGAGCTTCCGGCCTGATTTCACAATAAGCTGCACACCCTCGCGTTTTTTCTCGTCGAGCTGGTCGTCATCGATTACCTGCCCCATACCGATAATTGCATTCAGAGGGGTTCTCAGCTCGTGGCTCATAGATGCGAGGAATCGGGCTTTAGCTACATTCGCCGCTTCTGCGGCAATAGTAAGCCGGTTTGCACTTTCCACCTGCTGCCCCAGCACTTCGTTGAGCTTTTCGGAATGCCGCAAAGAGTCCTTGAGCTTTTGCTCGATTTTCGTTCTGTTAACCGCTGCCCCGAAAGACCCTGCCAGCGAAGAAAGTATTGACCGCTCTGCCTCGCTCCACTCCTGCTCAAAGCGGCAGTTGTCGAATCCAACAAACCCCCAAAATTCATTTTTAATCTTTATCGGCACAACAATCAGAGAAATAATTTTCTGAGGACGAAGCAATTCCTGCTCATTTACAGGGAAATCCTTAACGTTTCCGGCAATAATCCTGCCTTGCGTTAAATTCTCATACCAGCGGGGGATATTTTCTTCTAAAGGTATGTTCTGCAAATCCGGATTCGATAACTGGGAGCCCACTTCGGCTTTCGTCCATTCATATCGCTGGCTTGTTAGCATTTTTCCCGTTTCGCTGTCTTTATGGCATTCGAATATGTATGTTCTGTCCTGATTGGCCGCCTTGCCGATTAACTCCAGAGCTTTCGGAGCAGCCTTATCCAGCTCGTTTTCTTCAAGCAGCAAAACTGTTGATGACTCCGCAGCGCTGAGAAGATAGGCCTGATTCTTGAGTGCGAGCCTGGAATTCATGCTCTCTGTTATATCTTTGTCAGTGCCCCTGTATCCCAAAAGCTCGCCGGAATCGGAAAGAACGGGAAACCCGCTGGTTGAAAGCCAGATCTCCTGCCCGTTTTTGGTAATCGTTTTATCTTGGAAATCCCGGAAGCTTTCCTTCTTTCTTATAATTTCAAACGCACTTGACATAAGCCTTGCTTTTTCATCTTCCGGCCAGAGATCGTAAAAATGCTTTTTACCTACCAATTCCTCCGGTGCATACCCGATAACTTCTTTCGATATATCGCTTACAAAAGTGTAAAGGCCTTCAGGATCAATCTCCCATGCAAAGGTTTTGCTGTGCATTGAGAGCTGACGGTATCTTTCATTGTTCAGCTCAATCTGCTTTTCGTATTCTTTGAGCTCGGTTATATCCTCAAGCCTTTGGAGAATCTTTTCTATTTCTCCAGAACTATTTAAAATTGGTACGCTTGCCTCTGAAACCCAAACGTTCAAGGGGGCAATATAACGCACTGCCGAGACAGGTTTCTTTTTTTCCACAGCTTCGTGGAATGCGCACTGGCCGCAGGGCTCATCCCTGCAGAGAAGGCTGAAGCACTTCTTCCCGATTGTTTCTTCGGCATTCCGGCCGACTATTTTCGCCGCTGCTTTATTGCAGTATTCGATTGTCATATCAGGCTTTATCAGGGCTACCATATCCGGCAAACCGTCCATAACAGTTTTGAGCTGATTGTATTTTGCCTCTTCAACTTTCGCCTTTTCCCTTTTAAGGAGCTTAAGAATCAGGACTAAAATGACCAGAGCCTGAGCAGCTATAACAGCCATTACAAGAATAATCTTGCCCTTGTGCCTTTCAGCCCAGTTGTAAGGCTTGTTTATGATCTGATAATTTTCTAAGGCGGGCGAATCTTCAAACCCGAATCTCTCAAGGGCAGCGTAGTCCAAGATCACTTCTTCGCTCTCCCGCACCACTGGAATCTCCGAAGGGGCTTTTCCCGAGAGCACTTTCAAAGCCAGCTCGCCTGCCAGCTTCCCCTCGCCTGAGCCGCTGCCTACCTTCCCGCCGACAACTCCCGAGCCGATATTCACCTTGTTCATGCAGAAGATCGGGGCAGGAGAGGCCTCTGCCAGAATCCCCGCAGATTCCTTGTATGTGTAGTATTCCCCGTCCGGCGTGCGGTTTACGAGAGTGAGAAGAGCCGCATCTGTTTCGGGGCTCAGAGCGGAGAGCTCTTTTGTGAATTCATCCATATTAAGGCCGGTAAGGTATCTGATTTCGACATCTCTAACCTTCCCGTTCAGGGCTTTATGAACGTTGTTTACAGCTCCAATGCCGGTTTTTGTCCCATCACCTACCACTGCCACGCTCTTAAGATTAGGATTGAGCTTCTTTATCAGCTCGATGGAAGCGAGAGGATCGTTTATATCATCCACGCCGGTGTACCAGTCGGGATTATCAAGCATATCTTCTGAGTAGTCATTGATGCCGCAGAAGACGATTGGGGTTTGCGGGAAGAGCTCTTTTCTGCGGCGGACGGTAAATTCGAGGGCATTATTGTCTGCCGCTATAACCAGATCGAGCTTTCTGCTCTTAAATTTTTCCCTGAACAGAGCGATGAAGGCCTGCTCTGTCTCTGGGAGCGGATGCCTTTTTGCATCAAGGTATTCGATGTGAAGCTTTATCTGCGGGTATTCCCTGAACTGCTCCTCCACAGCCTCAGTGATTCGGTCTTCCCAGAGGTTGCCCTTATGATAGGAATTGAGCATTAATACGTTGGATTTCGGGATTTGGTAGCTGCCGGCATTTTCTGAATTTGAAATTGCGGACGTGCTGAAGCATAGAATTGCAATTAAAACCACCAATCTGCGGCAGTCTAATGGGAAACAACTGTTATCCTGACTGCAGTATTTCATAAATTTTCAGTACCCACGCTTAGACAGAAATACAAAACAAAGACTCGCAAGAAAACGCTTCGTGCTTTTATATAGAAACAAGTATAGCTCCGATATTAACAAGTAATTTAACTTAATTCAAGTTAGATTTGAAAAAACTTTGTTTTTTGCTTGTTTTTTTCAGGATTTATCAGGAAGGACATCGTGGACAAGACCCGCAGAGAGGGCTCAGTGAGGGAAGGCTTTACAAAAAAAAACAGCAGGCTGACTCAGAAAAATCAAATTAAATCCGTGCAGCCTGTGGCAGAGCTGCAAGTCCGCCTGCGGCGGATGGCGAGTGGCAAAATCATTAGTGAAAAATTAGCGTTGATTAGCGGTTAAAAAAATATCTCCCCTCTGTGCCCCTCTGTGTGCCTCTGTGGTTAATATATATCTTTTCTCTCCGTACTGCTGTCCACTTATTTTCCGCCTTCGGCGGACAGGCTCTCCGCCTGCGGCGGGTCTTCATGCGTGGCTCGGTTTAAATATCTCGTTTTGTGAAGTCGCTGCGATATACTAACGACATTCAGAGCCGCACGTGGAGTCCGCCGGAGGCGGACGAAACAAGCGGATAGATTCGTGGCTCGTGGCAAAATCATTAGTGAAAAATTAGCGCAGATTAGCGGCTGACTATCATATTCAAAAATCCTGTCAAAAATATTGCCGCACAGGTTCGGGCGGCTTGAATAGATAAAATGAACAATCAGTCAGGGCTGGGTGTACAGTTTTTAAAAAGATAATTGTTATTGAAAGGGTAATGAAATGAGAAAAAAGATTTTATTTGTACTTCCGGCTTTGGCGGCGGCGCTTATGTTTTATTCTCCGGCAGGTGCGCACTGCCAGATTCCCTGCGGGATCTACGACGATGATATGCGTATGAAAATGATGGCTGAGCATATCACTACAATCGAAAAATCAATGCGGCTGATTAAAGAGCTCTCTGAGGAAGAGGAAAAAGACTACAATCAGATTGTAAGGTGGGTGAATAACAAGGAAGAACACGCCCAGCAGCTCTCGGATATTATCACCTACTACTATATGGCGCAGCGCATCAAGCCCGCTGAAGAGAGCGACAAGAAGGCCTTTGAGAAATACCAGACCCAGCTTACCCTGCTTCACAAGATGCTGGTTGAGACGATGAAAACCAAGCAGACTACAGACTTCAAGCATATTGAAAACTTAAGAGAGCTGCTTCACGAATTCGGCCACGCCTACGGCGGACACGAGCACTGACAGACTTAGCCCCGATTCAAAGCGAGCTTCAGAAGATTATTCTGTCTGCTGTGTAATGAAGAGGCGGAAACTGAATATTTTTGGCTAAAAGAGGCTCTCATTTTCGAGAGCCTCTTTCTTATCAACGCACGAGGCAAATATAAAGCTGCAAGATTACACACTGTAAATCAGGACACAAATTTACTCAGCGGGCGTGCCCCAAACTTCCAGTTCACTTACGAAAATAAAATTCTCGTCGTATCCTGCTTTCTTCTTGTAGTTATCCGTAAAAACGAGCTTAACGAAGCGGATTTCTTCTCCGCCCGCTTGTATTGTTCTTCTGCCGGCCTGCTTAAAGCTGAATGTTTCAGAGGAGAGCTTACGAAGACTGCTCTTTGATTTGCCGGCATAAACATCCACATCTTTCGTTGAACCGAAATCCGGCGCGCCGAAAATAATTTTGTCCACTTGGCAAACATCTTCAAGGTCAAGCAAAATGTGCTTGGGGAAATTTTCTGATTTACCCGATGCCATACATTCCCCCCTTTTGCCCCGCCAGCTTCCGTCTGTAAGGCCGGAGTTCCAGCCCCATGGGTTTGGATCTGAGCATTTCCAGCTTCCGTGAGGGGCGAGATTAACGCCCTCAGGCGGGATAAGCTCTTCGAGATTAGTGGTAAACGGCCCTGCAGGCAGTCCCGCAGCGTTCTCGAGATTGGGCTCGGCAGTTTTATGCCATGCAAAGCGTACCGCCTCGGGCTTTGAGACTTTTCCGCAGGATACGATCACCTCATCACCATCTATAACCGCCTCTGCCTTATGGAAATGTCCGTCTTTGCCGGCCATCTCGAAGTGAGTAAGCGGTTTGCCGTTGCGGGATTTCAGTTTGCCGTAGGTATGGGTAAAGCTTAAAACGGCCTTGCCGTTCTCTACTTCCATTGACTCATAGCTCGGGCTGTAAGGCTGCACTTCTTCAAAGCCGTAGTCTCTGCGGAGAGCGAGGCCTGCGAGCCTCTGGCCTACAGGTCTTTTCTGAGGGGGATGTATATCGTTTATCGTTGTAAAATCGTTGACAATCACCATTGCAGTGTTATCCGTGATTTCCTGAGCGTATTCCTGCCCCGCCTGCAGGCGAGGAAGCATTGAAGGATCTTCGCTGCCGTATTTGAATGGAGCAATCTGAACGTAATAGAAAGGGAGGGTATAATCATCCCAGACCTCCCGCCAGCCTTCTACAAGGGCCTTCTTTTTCCAAGCATAAAGCATTCCGTCTCTGCGGTTTGCCTCGCCCTGATACCAGATAAAGCCTTTTATCGCAAGCCCTTCTATTGGGTGAATCATTGCGTTGTAGGTTCCAATCTCGCCTTTATGCCCAACATCCGGCATCTCGGGGAACACCGGCCCGGGCGAAACGAACCCGCCTTCTGCGAGCGTTTCTTCAGCGCTTCTCAGCCAAGTTTTACGTTTGGCGAGGTAATTCTGCATTCTTTCTTTATATTCAGCAGTTCCGGGCGTACCTTCTTTTATGAACTTTTCGAGCATTGACAGCCTGTCTATTCCTTCGTATCCGCAAAGCGGAGTCCAAGGCTCTATGCGTGAACCGCCCCATGCGGAGTGTATAAGTCCTATCGGAACGTTGAGCTGTTCGTAAAGTTTTTTGCCGAAGAAATAGCCGGCTGCGCTGAAATTAGCTGTTCTGGGATCAGAAGATACCGCCTTGAACCATTCAGCTTCCACGTCTTCCTGAGCCGTTCGGGAGGCTCGGTGCGGGATATGGAACATCTTCACCCTCGGAAGGTCGATCTTTTTGGCGAGGTTGTATTTATCGGGATAGCTGTTGGAGCTTGTGTCCATATTGGACTGCCCCGAGCACACCCAAACCTCGCCGCAGGAGACATTATTGACAGCCCTTTTATCGCTGGGAGTTTTGATTGTTAATGAATAGCCCTCACCGGCCTGCGGCGGGAGAAATCTGAACTCCCATCTGCCCTGCCGGTCAGCTTTTTTTACCATCTTTCCGGAAATCCAGCTGGAGCTGAATTCAACCTCACTGGCTTTATCACAAGTTCCCCAAATAACATTCTCCTTGCCGCGCTGGAGAATCATACCATCTGAAAACACCGCAGGCAGCCAGATATCGGAGAACGCTGCGGAAACACAAATAAAGAAAAATAATACAAAAATTTTGCCTGTCTTCATAAAAGCCTCCGAATTTTAATTAATTTCAGTTCTTTTGATAATATAATAATCCTCAGCACAAAAGGAAAGTTAAAAATCAGCGGGCTTACTGAAAATTACAACTCCTCTAATACTTTTGCTAACATTATACTAATTTTTCGCTCACTTTATTTTAATATTTTCTTAGTAAAATTTAATTTTATATATGTATCTTTTGCATAAAATAGCTTTCGAAAAATAATACAAGCAGGAAAATGCCCGGCATTAAATACAGTGATTCTTTTCAGAGCGTGTAAGAGAGCTTTTAAGTCATAATCCTGCTTCTTTTATGATTCTTTTGGGATAAACGTGCAGAATAAAAAGAAAAACAAAAATGAATTCGACCTGCCCCTGCTTCTCACGCCCGGGCAGGACATCGCAGGCTATGCCGGAAGGCATATAGGCAGAGCCGTTCTTTTCTGCATCACGGCTTTTTCTGTGATCGCTGTTCTTCTAATCCTGTTTTTCGTAATGAAACAGGCTTGGCCTTTCATTGCCAGCGGGAAGTGGACAGAATTCCTTTCAAGCGATCAGTGGTATCCGCAGGCCGAAGATGCGGAGTTCGGCGCTCTTGCTATTGTTACCGGCTCGTTCTACGTAACGCTGATTGCAATGCTTATAGCCTCACCTATCGGGCTTTTGAGCGCAGTTTTTCTAAGCGATATGGCGCCGTTCCGGCTCCGCCAGATAGTAAAACCTGTTATTGAAATTCTTGCTGCAATCCCCTCAGTTGCCTACGGCTTCTTTGCAGTTCTTGTGCTGGCCCCTTGGCTGCAGGATCATTTCGGTTTCTCTACAGGCACAAACGCCCTCAATGCGGGAATCATACTGGCTGTTATGGCTCTGC
This window of the Sedimentisphaera salicampi genome carries:
- a CDS encoding superoxide dismutase [Ni], encoding MRKKILFVLPALAAALMFYSPAGAHCQIPCGIYDDDMRMKMMAEHITTIEKSMRLIKELSEEEEKDYNQIVRWVNNKEEHAQQLSDIITYYYMAQRIKPAEESDKKAFEKYQTQLTLLHKMLVETMKTKQTTDFKHIENLRELLHEFGHAYGGHEH
- the pstC gene encoding phosphate ABC transporter permease subunit PstC gives rise to the protein MQNKKKNKNEFDLPLLLTPGQDIAGYAGRHIGRAVLFCITAFSVIAVLLILFFVMKQAWPFIASGKWTEFLSSDQWYPQAEDAEFGALAIVTGSFYVTLIAMLIASPIGLLSAVFLSDMAPFRLRQIVKPVIEILAAIPSVAYGFFAVLVLAPWLQDHFGFSTGTNALNAGIILAVMALPTIISVAEDALSSIGRDIREASYGLGATRAETMMKVVLPAAHSGIIAAFILGVMRAVGETMVVWMASGNANQFPSPWWDVSSSVRTMTATIAGEMGETPEGSEHRFALFALGVLLLIFTMLLNLLSEIFTSSFKRTMGGKR
- a CDS encoding sialate O-acetylesterase — protein: MKTGKIFVLFFFICVSAAFSDIWLPAVFSDGMILQRGKENVIWGTCDKASEVEFSSSWISGKMVKKADRQGRWEFRFLPPQAGEGYSLTIKTPSDKRAVNNVSCGEVWVCSGQSNMDTSSNSYPDKYNLAKKIDLPRVKMFHIPHRASRTAQEDVEAEWFKAVSSDPRTANFSAAGYFFGKKLYEQLNVPIGLIHSAWGGSRIEPWTPLCGYEGIDRLSMLEKFIKEGTPGTAEYKERMQNYLAKRKTWLRSAEETLAEGGFVSPGPVFPEMPDVGHKGEIGTYNAMIHPIEGLAIKGFIWYQGEANRRDGMLYAWKKKALVEGWREVWDDYTLPFYYVQIAPFKYGSEDPSMLPRLQAGQEYAQEITDNTAMVIVNDFTTINDIHPPQKRPVGQRLAGLALRRDYGFEEVQPYSPSYESMEVENGKAVLSFTHTYGKLKSRNGKPLTHFEMAGKDGHFHKAEAVIDGDEVIVSCGKVSKPEAVRFAWHKTAEPNLENAAGLPAGPFTTNLEELIPPEGVNLAPHGSWKCSDPNPWGWNSGLTDGSWRGKRGECMASGKSENFPKHILLDLEDVCQVDKIIFGAPDFGSTKDVDVYAGKSKSSLRKLSSETFSFKQAGRRTIQAGGEEIRFVKLVFTDNYKKKAGYDENFIFVSELEVWGTPAE